The nucleotide sequence CGAGGGTTTGAAGTCGGGCGCCATCGGCCATCTCGGCCTCGACGTCTACGAGGAGGAAGGCGGCCTGTTCTTCGAGGATCTGTCGAACCAGATCATCCGGGACGACGTCTTCGCGCGCCTGCTCACCTTCCCGAACGTGCTCGTGACGGGCCATCAGGCCTTCTTCACCGCCGAGGCGCTGGCGGCGATCGCGGCGACCACCATCGAGAACCTGTCCGCCTACGAGCGGCAGGGCGTCCCGCGCCATCCGGTCTCGGTCGAACGCCTCGCCTGACCCGCAAGGACGGATTTCCAAAGGGATCATTCCTTTGGCGGGGTGCTGGGGCAGAGCCCCGGCATCATCCAGGGCTCTGCTCCGGACCCGCGAAAGGACTTGTCCTTTCGAACCCCGGACTCTCGATCGCGCCGAGATGGGCGACCAGGTGCTCGGCGAGCTGGCGGGCATGTGGCGGCAGCGCCGCGAAGCTGCGGGCGCAGAGGCTGAGGCGGCGCAAAGCCCAGGGCTCGTCGATCGGGATCGCGCGGATCGCCAGCGTCTCGGCGGCGCGCCGCGCCGCCGCCTCGGGCACGATCGCCACGCCGACGCCCCGCTCGACCATGCGGCACACCGCGTCGAGCCCGTTCAGCCGCACCCGAAGCTTGAACGGCCGGCCGGCGCGGGCGGCGTGGGTCGCCAGATGCGCCTGCAGCGCGCGCCCATGGCTGAGGCCGACCAGGGGCTCGTCCAGCACCTCCCGGAACGCGACGCCGCTGCGCTGCGCCAGGGCATGATCCACCGGCACGACGAGGACGATCCGGTCGAGGTGGAGCGGCACGGTTTCGAGCGCCCCGAGATCGGTCGTGTCGGCGACGATGCCGATATCGGCAAGCCCCCCGGCCAGGGCATCGACGGTCTCGCGGCTGGTGCGCTCCTCCAGATCGATATCGACGCTCGGATACGCGGCGAGGAAGCCCGACAGCGCGTCGGGCAGGAAGGCGGCGACCGCCGCGGTGATCGACAATAGCCGGACATGGCCGCGCAGGCCGTGGGCGTACTGGCCGAGTTCGCCGCGCATCTGTTCGAGCTGGCCGAGCACGAGCCGGGCGTGATGCGCCACGGCAAGCCCGGCCGGCGTCGGCCGCACCCCGCGGGCATGGCGCTCCAGCAGGGGCACGCCGCCATCCGCCTCCATGCCGCGGATGCGCTCGCTTGCCGAGGCGAGCGCGAGACCGGCCCGCTCGGCGCCGCGAGTGATGCTCTCCGCCTCGACGACGTGGAGGAACAGCCGCAGATCGGTGAGGTCGAAGCGCATGGCGCCATCGTCGGCGAGGCCACTTCGCACGGCAAGGCCCCCGCATCGCAGAGGCTTCGGCTCGGCCGAAGGCTGTCTGCAGCAACTTCCGCATTGTCGCGTGCCGTCACGCTGCGAAACTGAGGCCATGGCACGGGACATACGAACCACGACCCGCTCGGGCGATGCCCGGCTCGAAACGGCTGCCCTTCTCCTCGCGGCCGTGACGGCGCTGGTCGCCATCGCCCGCTCGGATGCGGTCTCGCGCAGCTTCGACCCGCCGGCAGCGACGCTCCGGCCGGCCGCCATCGCCGCGCCCGCTCCCGCGCCGCCGACGGAGGCCGAGGCGGACGCTGCCCGGCAGGCCAGCTTGCGCGACATGCTGCTCCACGATTGAACCACGCCTCGGAAATCAGAACACGCGCATGTCCTTCTCCATGGACCCCCTCCCCCTCGCGGTGGCGGCCTCGGCCTTCCTGCTCGCGGGCTTCGTCAAGGGCATGGTCGGGCTCGGCCTGCCGCCCGTCGCGATGGGCCTGCTCAGCCTCGTCATGGCACCGGTGCAGGCGGCGGCGCTTCTCGTCGTGCCGGCCTTCGTCACCAATGTCTGGCAGCTCGCGGCGGGTCCGCGCTTCGGCACGCTGGTGCGCCGGCTCTGGCCGATGCTGGCGGCGAGCGTGGTCGGCACCCTGGTCGCGGCGGGGATCCTGCACGGGAATTACGGTGCCGAGGCCACGGTCTTCCTCGGCCTTGCCCTGATCGCCTACGCCGTGGTCGGGCTCGCCGCGCTCCGGCTTCACGTTCCGCCCGCCGCGGAGCGCTGGCTCGGACCGCTCGTCGGCGCCGCGACGGGACTGGTGACGGCGGCGACCGCGGTCTCCTCGTTCCCCTCCGCGCCCTATCTCGGAGCGCTCGGCCTGACCAAGGACGACCTGATCCAGGCGCTGGGGCTGTCCTTCACCGTCTCCACCGTGGCGCTGGCCGTGGCGTTGGCCGGCGGCGGTGCCCTCTCGCTCGGCGTCGCCGGCACCTCCCTCATCGCCCTCGTGCCGGCCCTCATCGGCATGGCGCTGGGCGGTTGGGTGCGGGGCCGGGTGAGCGAGCGGGTCTTTCGCCGCTGCTTCTTCGTCGGCCTCCTGGGCCTCGGGCTGCACCTCGTCCTGCGGCCGCTGTTCTGAGCCTGACGCCCCAAAGTACCGTTCAGAAAGTCGGTGCCCCCTTCTGGGACGATGCCCTACGGCTCGACCTTCCTGAGCACGAGCGACGCGCCGATCTCGGGGTCGCGGCGCCAGCGTCCCTCCCCGATCGCCACGAGGTTCACCGCGTGGCCGCGCCGCGCCTTCAGCGTCAGGTGGCCGTTGGCAAAGCGCCAGCTCACCGGATCGAACACGGTGATCCCGCTGTCGCGGCAATCCGGCAGAACCCGCACGGGGGCCGTGTCCTTCCCGGCCTCGACGGGTGCCGAAAATTCCAGACGGCAGACATCCTTCTGCTCGGCGCGATCGAGGGCGTAGAGGCCAAGCGCCGGTCCTGGCCCTGGCAGCTCGGCCGGCTTCTCCGTCGCCTCGCCCTGCGCCGCGGGCGCGACGGTGGCCGTGCCGGGGGCGGCGGGCGGCTGCATCGCCGCGATTTGAAGTGGCACGAGGTTGTAGCGCTCGCCGTTCTCGGCGGTGGCGCCGAGGCTCATCCCGTCGGGGCTTCGGGCGAAGGCCAGCACCGGCCGCAAGTTCCGATCCACGAGGCGCAAGCCTTCGTCGGTGAACAGCCAGCCGCCGATACCGGCCATCAGCGGCAGGGCTCGGCGGCAGCCGGCAGGAAACCGCGCCACGCGTCCGCTCGGGCCCGCCTCGAGGGCGAGCGTCAGCACGCAGCGCCGCCGCCCGCCGTCGAGGGAGAGGTCCCAGCTGCCCGCCGCACCCGCCAGGGTGGTCGGCAGCGTCGCGAGGCCGGGCGGCGTTCCGCCATTCTCCGCCGGCGTCGCCGCAGGAGGCGGTTCCGGGGCCGGCGGGCTCTCCTGTGCCGGGGCTGCGCCCGCCGCCAGCACGGTCAGGGCCGCGGCCAGCGCCCCCGCGACAGCCATGCGCGTCATCGTCGGGCCCTTCATCGCTGGCCCTTCCAGGGCGTTTCCGGCACCGGCGTCACCGGCCCCTTGCCGTCGAACCAGGAGAACAGGTTGTCGGTGAGCAGCCGGCCCATCGCCGCGCGGGTGTGGTGCGAGCCCGAGCCGACATGCGGCAGCAGCACCGTCTGATCGAGATCGATCAGGGCCTGCGGCGCGTGCGGCTCGTTCTCGAACACGTCGAGCCCCGCGCCGAGGATCGTCCCGGATTGGAGCGCCGCGATCAGCGCCGCCTCGTCGATGACGCTGCCGCGGGCGATGTTGACGACGATGCCGTCCGCCCCGAGCGCCGCAAGCACCCCGGCATCGACGATCCCGTTGGTGCCCGGGCCACCGGGGGCGGCCACGATCAGGGTGTCGACCGCCCGCGCCAGACCAAGCAGGCTGTCGTGATAGGCATAAGGCACGCCGTCCTGAGGCGTCCGGCCGTGATAGGCGATGGTGACCCCGAACCCTTCGAGGCGGCGGGCGATCGCCCGGCCGATCCGCCCGAGCCCGAGGATTCCGACCCGGCGCTCCCTGAGGCTGGTGGTAAGCGGGAAGCTGCCCTCCCGCCAGCGACCGGCGCGCAGGTAGCGGTCCGCCTGCGGGATCCGGCGGAGGGTGGCGAGCAGCAGGCCGAGCGCGAGGTCGGCCACCTCGTCCGAGAGCACGTCCGGCGTGTGGGTGACGACGATGCCGCGGCGATGCGCCTCGCCCACGTCGATGGTGTCGTAGCCGACGCCGAAGCTCGCCACGATCTCGAGCCGCGGCAGCCGGTCGAACAGCGCGGCATCGATCGGGCACATGGCGCCGACCGCGAGCGCCCGGATGCGGGGGCCCACGGTGTCGAGGAACGCCGCGCGGTCGGGGGTCTCCTCGATTCGATGCAGGCGGAAGCGCTCGGCGAGCCGCTCGGCGACGTCGGGGCGGGTCTGCCGGATCAGCAGGATGTCGGGGGTCTCGGCTGGCGGCACCGGCTCACGGCCTCCCGAAGGTCGAGGGAGCGAAAGGTCAACAAAGGATAGAGCGGGAGTACCGCCGCGCCGCGCGCCGGTCCAGTCGCGGCCGGCCGACGGGGCGATCCGGCAGCAAAAGTGTCATGTGCGCCGCCGCCCTTTCGAAATCGCCCTCGGCGCATTACACAAGAGGTCTTCCGGATGTTCCCCACGATCCGGCCGCACGGTTCGCGGCCCGACCGGGGCATTGTCCGCGATGGAGCCTTCAACCCGTCAGAATAGCTGCACCATGACCGCGCCGCGCACCCTCTACGACAAGATCTGGGACGACCACGTCGTCGATGTCGAGCCGGATGGCTCCGCCCTCCTCTACATCGACCGCCACCTCGTGCACGAGGTGACGAGCCCCCAGGCGTTCGAGGGGCTTCGCGTGGCCGGCCGAAAGGTACGCGCGCCGCACAAGACGCTGGCGGTGGTCGATCACAACGTCCAGACCTCGGACCGCTCCAAGGGCATCGAGGATCCCGAGAGCCGCACCCAGCTCGAGGCGCTCGCCGAGAACGTGCGCGACTTCGGCATCGAGTTCTACGACGCCCTCGACCGGCGCCAGGGCATCGTCCACATCATCGGGCCGGAGCAGGGCTTCACCCTGCCGGGCCAGACGATCGTCTGCGGCGATTCCCACACCTCCACCCACGGCGCCTTCGGCGCACTGGCCCACGGCATCGGCACCTCGGAAGTCGAGCACGTGCTCGCCACGCAGACGCTGATCCAGCGCAAGGCCAAGAACATGCGCGTCACCGTCGACGGCACTCTGCCGCCAGGCGTGAGCGCGAAGGACATCGTGCTCGCCATCATCGGCGAGATCGGCACCGCCGGCGGCACCGGCCACGTCATCGAGTATGCCGGCGAGGCGATCCGCGCCCTCTCGATGGAGGGCCGGATGACGATCTGCAACATGTCGATCGAGGGCGGCGCGCGCGCTGGCATGGTCGCCCCCGACGAGACCACCTACGCCTACGTCAAGGACCGCCCGAAGGCGCCCAAGGGCGCGGCGTTCGACGCCGCCCGCCGCTACTGGGAGAGCCTCGTCAGCGACGAGGGCGCGCATTTCGACCGCGAGATCCGTCTCGACGCGGCGAACCTCCCCCCGCTGGTCTCCTGGGGCACGTCGCCGGAGGATATCGTCTCAATTCTCGGCACGGTGCCTGACCCGGCGCAGATCGCCGACGAGAACAAGCGGCAGTCCAAGGAGAAGGCGCTCGCCTATATGGGCCTGACGCCGGGCACGCGGATGACCGACGTCACGCTCGACCGGGTGTTCATCGGCTCCTGCACCAACGGCCGGATCGAGGATCTGCGGATCGTCGCCAAGATGGTCGAGGGCCGCAAGGTCCATGACGGCGTCTCGGCGATGGTGGTGCCCGGCTCCGGCCTGGTGAAGGCGCAGGCCGAGGCCGAGGGGATCGACCGCATCCTGAAGGATGCGGGCTTCGACTGGCGCGAGCCCGGCTGCTCGATGTGCCTGGGCATGAACCCGGACAAGCTCAGGCCCGGTGAGCGCTGCGCCTCGACCTCGAACCGCAACTTCGAGGGCCGCCAGGGCCCGCGCGGCCGCACCCATCTCGTCTCCCCGGCGATGGCGGCGGCGGCGGCGGTGGCCGGCCGCTTCGTCGATATCCGCGAGTGGCGCAACTGAGCCTGATCGCAGCACGCGGCGCGGGTGTGTGACCCCCGCGCCGCGCGAACGCTTCGATCGGGATTTTTGGCTGGCGGCAGCGAAACAGCGATTGACGCCTTCGCCGCCGCCGCCTAAACGAACCCCATCGCCGACCGGAAACGGTCCGGCGCCCAGGTGGCGGAATTGGTAGACGCGCTGGTTTCAGGTACCAGTCTTGCAAGAGGTGAAGGTTCGAGTCCTTTCCTGGGCACCATCTGATCTCTGAGCGATTGAGATCTGTGGTTTTCTAAAGTTTTGATCCCGTACCTTGTCGAAGGTGCGGGATTTTTCTTTGCTGACGAAACAGCGTTCATCCGACTCGTTGTCGGGTGATCTCCGCGCCGTGCGCGTGGGAAAGGGTGGCGCTCAGCTCGAGAACGAGCCGAACCCCTCGAAGTCGCTTGTCGGTGAGACTCGTTTGACCGGCGAGCACGGCTTCCCATGAGCCGTGTGGCCCGC is from Methylorubrum sp. B1-46 and encodes:
- a CDS encoding 2-hydroxyacid dehydrogenase codes for the protein MPPAETPDILLIRQTRPDVAERLAERFRLHRIEETPDRAAFLDTVGPRIRALAVGAMCPIDAALFDRLPRLEIVASFGVGYDTIDVGEAHRRGIVVTHTPDVLSDEVADLALGLLLATLRRIPQADRYLRAGRWREGSFPLTTSLRERRVGILGLGRIGRAIARRLEGFGVTIAYHGRTPQDGVPYAYHDSLLGLARAVDTLIVAAPGGPGTNGIVDAGVLAALGADGIVVNIARGSVIDEAALIAALQSGTILGAGLDVFENEPHAPQALIDLDQTVLLPHVGSGSHHTRAAMGRLLTDNLFSWFDGKGPVTPVPETPWKGQR
- a CDS encoding LysR substrate-binding domain-containing protein yields the protein MRFDLTDLRLFLHVVEAESITRGAERAGLALASASERIRGMEADGGVPLLERHARGVRPTPAGLAVAHHARLVLGQLEQMRGELGQYAHGLRGHVRLLSITAAVAAFLPDALSGFLAAYPSVDIDLEERTSRETVDALAGGLADIGIVADTTDLGALETVPLHLDRIVLVVPVDHALAQRSGVAFREVLDEPLVGLSHGRALQAHLATHAARAGRPFKLRVRLNGLDAVCRMVERGVGVAIVPEAAARRAAETLAIRAIPIDEPWALRRLSLCARSFAALPPHARQLAEHLVAHLGAIESPGFERTSPFAGPEQSPG
- the leuC gene encoding 3-isopropylmalate dehydratase large subunit; translation: MTAPRTLYDKIWDDHVVDVEPDGSALLYIDRHLVHEVTSPQAFEGLRVAGRKVRAPHKTLAVVDHNVQTSDRSKGIEDPESRTQLEALAENVRDFGIEFYDALDRRQGIVHIIGPEQGFTLPGQTIVCGDSHTSTHGAFGALAHGIGTSEVEHVLATQTLIQRKAKNMRVTVDGTLPPGVSAKDIVLAIIGEIGTAGGTGHVIEYAGEAIRALSMEGRMTICNMSIEGGARAGMVAPDETTYAYVKDRPKAPKGAAFDAARRYWESLVSDEGAHFDREIRLDAANLPPLVSWGTSPEDIVSILGTVPDPAQIADENKRQSKEKALAYMGLTPGTRMTDVTLDRVFIGSCTNGRIEDLRIVAKMVEGRKVHDGVSAMVVPGSGLVKAQAEAEGIDRILKDAGFDWREPGCSMCLGMNPDKLRPGERCASTSNRNFEGRQGPRGRTHLVSPAMAAAAAVAGRFVDIREWRN
- a CDS encoding sulfite exporter TauE/SafE family protein, whose product is MSFSMDPLPLAVAASAFLLAGFVKGMVGLGLPPVAMGLLSLVMAPVQAAALLVVPAFVTNVWQLAAGPRFGTLVRRLWPMLAASVVGTLVAAGILHGNYGAEATVFLGLALIAYAVVGLAALRLHVPPAAERWLGPLVGAATGLVTAATAVSSFPSAPYLGALGLTKDDLIQALGLSFTVSTVALAVALAGGGALSLGVAGTSLIALVPALIGMALGGWVRGRVSERVFRRCFFVGLLGLGLHLVLRPLF
- a CDS encoding AprI/Inh family metalloprotease inhibitor, with product MKGPTMTRMAVAGALAAALTVLAAGAAPAQESPPAPEPPPAATPAENGGTPPGLATLPTTLAGAAGSWDLSLDGGRRRCVLTLALEAGPSGRVARFPAGCRRALPLMAGIGGWLFTDEGLRLVDRNLRPVLAFARSPDGMSLGATAENGERYNLVPLQIAAMQPPAAPGTATVAPAAQGEATEKPAELPGPGPALGLYALDRAEQKDVCRLEFSAPVEAGKDTAPVRVLPDCRDSGITVFDPVSWRFANGHLTLKARRGHAVNLVAIGEGRWRRDPEIGASLVLRKVEP